A genomic region of Paroedura picta isolate Pp20150507F chromosome 4, Ppicta_v3.0, whole genome shotgun sequence contains the following coding sequences:
- the RGS1 gene encoding regulator of G-protein signaling 1 yields MPWMFLWHNNSTKMTDDHEDAEDNDHKKKTKTLLSAEEVAQWSQSLAALLSTQYGQDAFREFLKSEFSDENIDFWLACEDYKKTQSDYLHDKAEKIYMEFVQSDAIKQINIDFHTRKATAQKAQNPTPSSFDEAQKIVYILMEKDSYPRFLKSRFYLNLLSKVQGNSLK; encoded by the exons ATGCCCTGGATGTTTTTGTGGCACAACAATTCTACCAAAATGACAGACGACCATGAGGATGCAGAAGACAATGATCACAAGAAGAAGACCAAGACTTT GCTTTCTGCAGAGGAAGTGGCACAGTGGTCCCAATCTCTAGCAGCGCTTCTGTCGACCCAGT ATGGTCAAGATGCTTTCAGAGAATTTCTGAAATCTGAGTTCAGTGATGAAAACATTGATTTTTGGCTGGCTTGTGAAGACTACAAGAAAACCCAGTCTGATTACTTACATGACAAGGCAGAGAAGATTTACATGGAGTTTGTCCAGTCAGATGCTATCAAGCAG ATCAACATTGACTTCCATACAAGAAAAGCCACAGCTCAGAAGGCTCAAAATCCAACGCCCTCTAGCTTTGATGAAGCACAGAAAATTGTATACATTCTTATGGAAAAGGACTCCTACCCTAGATTCCTCAAATCCAGATTCTACCTTAACCTGTTAAGCAAAGTTCAAGGCAACAGTCTCAAGTGA